The DNA region gtctgacatttaaaaaaaaaatgcagtattCATTCTTCTgtatgaatgaaataaaaaaatattttagacaGTGGAAGTTCCTAAAAGAAAATTTTATTGAGGCAAAAACTGGCAAATTTGAAACTTACatattaaaatgtgcaaatCTAAATATCACACTGATCCAAAGTGActaccgctgcgccactcttCAAACAGCTAGCGGAACTTCATCAGACTCGCAATGTTTCTAACACGAATGTTGAGTAAGAAACAAAAAATTTTTTTGTGTTACAGCTCTTTCGTTCCACGTTGActatatttaaaagaaatgtgcTGGACATTTTAGTCTCCTCTAAAGTTTATGGGGAGATAAACCGTGAAGGAAAATGTGTCAAAGAGTTTCCGTCTGTCCTCAGAcaagctgtttgtgctgcagctggCGGTGGGGGTACTCAGAGGGGTCGCCATGGTGACTCTAGCCAATAACCCACTGAGTGGTGCTCTCATCGTGATTGCATTGGCCTGGAGCTCCCCATGGATGAGCCTGCTGGGAACTCTGGGAGTACTGGCCTCTATGCTCACAGCGCTTATCACAGGCCAGGACAGGTAGTATTACAACACAACTGAGAAACATATTATCCCCATTGTAGATGAGGTTAATCGTATTTATGACAAAAACAGCTGAAAGTTTTACCATTTAAAGAGATTAAATCACCATAATAGATTTATTTAACACAAAATGGCTATTTGAACAGAGCATGCAGTTCACATAGCAGTCAATGTCGGATTTGGAAAAAGATAACTTAAGCTACTGAACTCATtttgaagttatttttttatgttttatatatCTCCATGGTAACTCCAGATGTCTCGACACAGTGCCAGACTAGAGTCAAGCTCAACAGTGTCTTCTTTCACCTTGCATACCTTTTAGTAAATGTACGAACATCAATTTTCTTACATTAAAATGCTGACAGAGTGCTCAGCATGAGAACCGAGCTCATTGGAAATGTTTATATCCAGGTTAGAAACACGCTTTCAACTCTGCGTTGAACTTTAATTTTGTTGTAATTATTCTAATATTTggaattattgtttttactgttggatgttttattttagtcaGTGTCTCATTCCCGTAAAGTACACTTTGGCCATGATGCACAGGGATTCTGCACTTTTAATCAATTTGATTAATTGTCAGTAAACATAATGTACAATGGGGATCGAATAATATCTCTTCCATCAGTACTTATTGATCTTGATATTCTTAATCTATTTTAATACTAAAAGcccccagaagaagaagaagctgtctGTTGATTTAAAAACTAGCCTGCAACAGCAGTCTGTAATTTCACACAATTATGCCTaaagtttaatttaaattcaCGCTAAAGGCTCTATGACTTGTCCTCTGTTTACCTGTAacctaacacaaacacacacacacacacacacacacacacacacacacacacaaccttgtTTTACGGGTTTAAGAATTGTTCTAACAGAACTGAGGATCTGACATTTTCGAGTGTGACATGTTGATTTGAAATGCGAGAACGTCTgaccgttgtgtgtgtgtgtgtgtgtgtgtgtgtgttaagtgcTACCGTGACAGCTGGAGTCCATGGTTATAATGGCATGTTGGTGGCTCTGTTGATGGGAGCGTCCAGCTCAGCTGGAGACTGGTACTGGTGGCTGCTACTGCCGGCCTGCTTTGGGTCAGCTACATGGTAAGATGCGTACAAACACACCTCATTCACACCTAATTCACGCTTTGAGTTCATCATGCATGAGAAGCCTTTGTATATTACTGTTGACGGCATAAATGAGACGTGCACATTCACTCACAACATTCTGTATGTGAGGAATGTATTCTACACTCTGAATACACTGCATGGTTCTGGTAAAGTCACTTCCTTTCGCTCAACGGCGTCTCCATCGCCAGTGTCTTTTTGTACAATAGTCTCTCCTCTGTGCTGGACCGCTGGGACTTGCCTGTCAGTGTGTTTCCTTTCAACACCGTTATCATCCTTTACCTGCTTTGCACCGGCCCGAACAACCCCTATTTCCCGCACCACCCAACTCTTCCACCGGGGGCACTGGAGCCCAACAAGACTGATCTCATCGCTGCAGAGGTACGGCGCTGCAACTTCGGAAAAAGAAACTTTTGTTGAGTCTTATACTGTAGATGTCAGCAGGTTACTGTTCAAAAGTAGACTTTTGCACTTTGAatggcacggtggtgtagtggttagcgctgttgccttacaGCAAGCAGGTCGTGGGTTCAGAACCAAGATTCCCCCACCGTGCTTTAGCTAAGGACAGAGTTATTCTCCGTTTGTCTGCAATGCTTTAGATCCAGTCTCCACAGTTCgagcacataaacacaaactatGTACAGCTGCGACTCAGCAGTTACTTAGCAACAGTCACTGATGGAGCTCCTTGTTTGGAAATTATAAACGGCCAAAAACGGTTTTAATTAACAATTCTTGGAGATTGGCCTTCTTAGACTGTTTCTGTCAAGATCCAGTGCCGATGTTATTGTGATCAGTTACTGCGCCATCAGATTGTCCGTATAAGAGAACGGTGTCGGCGAGCTCTCTGGGAAGGGCACTGCTGTCTCTGTTGTATAGTGAGGAATAAGAaagcacaacaacaaaacattgaGACCGCAACTGAGAGTCTACTCGATTAGAATGTGAGTTTGTTTCAGCCaatgaattcaaatgaaatgcagttcCTTTGAGCCGCTTCAGATCCACCCTTGGCAAACGTGTCCACAGCCACAGCTACTGCAGTCACCCACACGCAGATACGACGAAATACACAACACCTACACAGGTTTACTGAAAAGAAATGCTCAACGCCCCAGTCTTCACACGGCTGTTCAAACGGAAGGACAGTTCAAATTGgacattgtttgtgtttttaaaggattcCCATTCCCATTCCAATTCAGTTCTTGGTTCTGGACAATCAAAGAATCTTCACTGTAAGATTTCAGTTCTGCCAAAAACCACACTGTTGGACCATTTGATTGCTTTCTGACTTGTTTCCCTTCTGATCTATCTGCTTTTTATCTGCCGTAAATCAAGCAGACTGAATGAGAATGCAGCTTTTCAGGAGCTTTTCTTATTGTATCTGTTCACGCTCCACCTTTTTGCCTTTCACCCCTGTGGCTCTGAATCCACCACTGCTTTACTCCTTTACAATATTCTAACCCAAATTTACAGCAAAGTAAAGCCATATATTTTTTCTGCCTATGATTATaatgtctctccctccctttgacttttattttagtTGTCGtgctcttttctttcattctctttcACTCCTTTCAATTCCCCTttcagtctctcctcctctcgtcAGTAAACCTGGCTCTCAGCAGTGGTGGCGATGACGTTGGTCCTATTTTTATGTTGTGTCTTCAGTCTTCACGCCACTGCCGATGGCGCTCTGGCTGCATCGCATTTCGTCTTTGCACACACGTGCATGTCTGCCCACAGAAGAATGTGAACGCTGAGTCGCGTGCCGTAATTACCATTTTAAGATCATTCGTGACTTATGTAAATATCGGCAAGATGCAGGAGCACGCATGGCGTCGCCATGGAAACTCCTCATTTCTTAGACTGTTGAGAAGGCAGTGTGTGAGTGGGTATAATAGTGGGTGAACAGATCCTCCTCTAACATCTCCCCCTCGTCCAGGTAATGCGTGGGATGGTTCTCGGTGTTGGTCAGATCTATGCTTGCGAAGAGATGGCCCCCTCCTTACTCATCCTGGGGGCAGTTCTGCTCTACTCCCCTCTGATGCTCCTTCACGCTTTGGTGGGATCTGCAGTTGGAATGTTGGCCGGTGAGTATCCATCggcatgtttgtgtgtccatgtgGGAGGGATGGGAGTGCAAGTCAGAAATCTGacaaataaatgttgttttacTGGTTTGCGTGTTACTTCTATAGTCtgtgaaaaaaaatactgtaGTACTGACTTCTCTTGCTcttaaatctgaaaaaaaaaaaaagcatgtgacTGTGGCAAcaggaaaaagacaaaagtgaAATCAAACAGGCACTCCAGTTGGACCTGAACCAAGTTGGCATCTCAACCTCTAAGCAAAGTCTTTGTGCTTCTCTAAGCCTGAGATCTCAGTCTTTGAAATGCATCCATTATTCAGAGCCATTCACTTCCTGCAGAGGCCAGGGCCTATCTAAGCTAACGCTGACTTGGAGCCAGAGTACCATTTTGTCGTATCGctctcatgcacaaacacactgttCACACAATCAACTGGGCCTGGACACTTTTGGACTAAACCAGGCCATATATGTGGAACATGCACACTGTTACACTACCTGAAGTCATTCTGTTTAACATGCTGTTTTAATTTTTCACTCttcatttccttctttcagACCCCTCCCCATGTGTTTTTCCTATCCTGGTTTTGATGCCATCGTTGTGTAATTTTGTGTTCCTTTGCCTCAATGACAGGTTGTTGCTCCATGTCTTGTTACTCAACCGTTTTTCCTACACTGTTTGTCCTTTTTCTGTCTCCTGCTCTGAGATATTTGCCATGTAAACACATTATAAGACAAGGTCTTATGTCTGCCCCATACTTCTGAGTCCAATTACTAGTTGTGTAACTTCAATTATAATACAGCTACACAAACTCCAAACGTTAAAACACAGGCACAGCAGGTCCTCCTTGTTTTAATCTCTAATATCTCTTGAGTTAGTCACCTCACACAGCGCCTATAGTAATATAATAAGCATTTTAAGATTAAAGTCGGGTGTCTTAATGCTTCTATTTGGCAATACGACAGAATGTCAGCCTCACATCAGACATTCATATTGAACTATTGTTACCCTGATGACAGCTGGTCCAAAAGAGCAATCAGCTGCAGCATTAATAATAGATGTGGTCAGGTTTAGGCTGcttgttgctttgttttgagAGTTTCTTTCTTCATTCAGGATGTCTTTTGACACGTCCTGTCCCCATCAAGTCTTTTCTCTGTGTGCTCCCCTCCCCCCATTCTGTGCCATATTTCTGTCACACACCTTTTTATGGCTCGCCGTCACTACTTTACTGGCACCTCACCGTCTTTGcattttttcctcatttctaGTTTATTGTTTCTCCTTCCTGTCACAGGTTTCCTGTGAATGCACTCGGTTTACTGTGTTCCTGTGCGTTCCTGTGTGCAACTTTAAGTCCTGCCGTTGGCGGCTCATTCGGGATATTGCTGCTTGTCATGGACTGTTTTTCCAGCTATAAACCTCGTCTGTGAAGGTTGATTTCTTTTGCGAGCTGCACCTTCTCTCCTCATCGGCTGACAGTGTTACGAGATATAGAATTTAATATTCATTCTGAGGTTAATAAGGTGAATAGAAACATCACTGGTTCATTGGTTACCTTTAATTCACTAGCATCTCCGTAGAGACTCATTTAAAACCATCAAAACTCACTTTATGTACAATAGATAAAATAGGGGcgggcttttaaaaaaaaaggaagtcatCTGTTCACCATCCTATGAGAATAAAGTGCACACATCAAATTCTTGATGAATATTAGAAGCATTTAGAATGAAAGAGGATACAATGGAAACAGTCTATAACAGAAAGCAATATCCAGACGGAGAAGGCAGAGACGGAGTCCAGGTGGGAAAAGGTTTGCTACGCAGGTAATCAAATAGCAGacaaaacaattcaaaacaggaaataaaaccataaataaaaagacaaaggcATCGGGAAACAGTAAAACATGGCACACACAGAAGAGTGGGAAGATCAGATCACATGAAATAAGAGGAGGAACTAAGGAAACACAGGTGAGACTAATCAGGATggaacagccaatcacagtggaAGGAAAAGTCTCATGAAAGAAACATCGAAAGTGAATAAAGAAGCACAGAGAAGTAGAAAATGCATGACCTGCATGAACGCAGACGACTAACCAGGGACGACTAAATCTAAAAGatgatgaaattaaataacaaactaaaccAACAGCCGTGGCAACCTGCAGCTCGAGGCCCGCTGATGTTTGAACAGTGTTAGCGACTGAGTCCAGACGCAGAGCAAATCAGCCGCGTCCACAAGCAGGCTTCAAAGGGCAGAATGATGGATTCACAGGCTGGATGAAAAGCTGTAATACCGGAAAACATGTTGTACATAATGACAACTCATTCCAGCCTCCTGCACTCTCCTCCATTTACGCTGGAAAACAGACACTGGAGGCAGCAACTGCAAAGGAGGAGGGTAGATATGGAGTTTTGATACGATAAAAGCACTATGACTCATTCTATTAGCATTctgtccatccctccctccctcacgcacacacacccacacccacccacacacacacacacacagtagaatACCAGTAAAATATTTAGGATCCTCTGGGGATCCCTTCAACATCGCCATTAGACTTTTATGATACCCTTGTTTGGGGACGAAGGCGAGGAGCAAGAGGGCGTGGAGAGGAATTAGAAACAAAAGAAGCAATGGCGATGGATCGGAAGATAGAGAGGAGGAAAACGAAGAGTAGAAGGaagaaggggggtggggggggggggggtggactgcCCTAAATCTCCTGGCCGTCCTTCTATACTAAAGCTGCGGCTGCTGCTACGGGTGGAGTTGCACGACTGAAGGCCTCCGCTTTCGCGTAGTCGAGCGTCTTCTGTCAGCAAGAAGCAGCCATGTAAAGTGGATTGGATGTATTGATtcctacccacacacacacacatgtattgGATGTATTGATTCCTAACTCTATTcaaattgtttttcttcacaacgacaaacaaaatgttgatttaatCCTATagacacaaaaatgtattttgcctAAATCAATACAAAGTTGAAAGAGAAGCCTTTAGTGTTTTAACTCCAACTCTTTAAGGATGTTTACACGTTGACTTCTCTTCCACTAATTTGATTGACTTTATCatcacagaataaatatatattcatttggTTTTAACTGCAGCAAAAATGTTCCTCATGAATAAAATTTTCATCCAAATTCagtaacaacaaaaaaaaaaaagtcaatcaatTTTACCCACAAAAGTCAGCGTGAATGAAAGAGCGCAGCTTCATCAAATATTTATGTCAGAAAACGAGCTCATTCTAAATGGTCTTTGCAGCTGAAGTCAGCTGCTGCCATTGTGACACAGAGCGGTCCCAGCTGAAAGGCAGCAGAGGAAAAGGCCAATGCTTCTGACCTGActgagctgatgatgatgatgatgaatatatttattagatgtttgagcagtacaagtacagtcaaacaatataatgtattacagtacaagtacagtgaaacaccCTGTCGAAGAGGAGCAattcaaaaaaagcccttgcggtcttgtttccgttgaaagt from Brachionichthys hirsutus isolate HB-005 chromosome 23, CSIRO-AGI_Bhir_v1, whole genome shotgun sequence includes:
- the si:dkey-183c6.7 gene encoding urea transporter 1, whose translation is MWMDANVEVKGANGSRASIRQHVLNGLLLFTGDMRHLDTYMQDKLFVLQLAVGVLRGVAMVTLANNPLSGALIVIALAWSSPWMSLLGTLGVLASMLTALITGQDSATVTAGVHGYNGMLVALLMGASSSAGDWYWWLLLPACFGSATCVFLYNSLSSVLDRWDLPVSVFPFNTVIILYLLCTGPNNPYFPHHPTLPPGALEPNKTDLIAAEVMRGMVLGVGQIYACEEMAPSLLILGAVLLYSPLMLLHALVGSAVGMLAGLSMAVRHECLYSGLSGFNGALGCMSIGGLCFVFNWRIHLLAVAGAFISSYLDIALGNLLGTVGLPACSWASTIIVTLMLLLTGSVTMYRIPRDQVMAPEHNVSFHRSWKPGKAAEAEDTDVNN